One genomic segment of Streptomyces liangshanensis includes these proteins:
- a CDS encoding CPBP family intramembrane glutamic endopeptidase — MAGSFPEEDAQRRILRSETVLVLALSLGASGVSALISFIGSVTRPGALRDQAASLNSSAAPGRPWLDLAWQLFGITTALVPVVLVAHFLLRERSGLRDLGFDRTRPGPDLGRGTLVAAGIGSAGLAFYLVAQSAGFNLTVVPESLPGVWWKFPVLILSAVQNAVLEEVIVVGYLLRRLGQMGWTPMAALVASSVLRGSYHLYQGIGGFLGNMVMGVVFVLLYRRWGRVGPLVVAHSLLDIGAFVGYALLAGKVGWLPTA; from the coding sequence GTGGCCGGTTCCTTTCCCGAGGAGGACGCCCAGCGGCGGATCCTCCGGTCCGAGACGGTGCTCGTCCTGGCGCTCTCGCTGGGCGCGAGCGGCGTGTCGGCGCTGATCAGTTTCATCGGCTCGGTGACCCGGCCCGGCGCGCTCCGGGACCAGGCGGCCTCGCTCAACTCGTCGGCGGCCCCGGGGCGGCCGTGGCTCGATCTTGCCTGGCAGCTGTTCGGCATCACGACCGCCCTGGTGCCGGTCGTCCTCGTCGCCCACTTCCTGCTCAGGGAGCGCAGCGGCCTGCGGGACCTCGGCTTCGACCGCACGCGGCCGGGACCCGACCTCGGGCGCGGCACGCTCGTCGCGGCGGGCATCGGCAGCGCGGGACTCGCCTTCTACCTGGTGGCGCAGTCGGCGGGCTTCAACCTGACGGTGGTGCCCGAGTCGCTGCCCGGTGTGTGGTGGAAGTTCCCGGTGCTGATCCTCTCGGCGGTGCAGAACGCCGTGCTGGAGGAGGTCATCGTCGTCGGCTACCTGCTGCGACGCCTCGGGCAAATGGGGTGGACGCCGATGGCGGCCCTGGTGGCCAGCTCGGTGCTGCGCGGCTCGTACCACCTGTACCAGGGGATCGGCGGCTTCCTCGGCAACATGGTGATGGGCGTCGTCTTCGTCCTGCTCTACCGGCGCTGGGGGCGGGTGGGGCCGCTGGTGGTGGCGCACTCGCTGCTCGACATCGGGGCGTTCGTCGGATACGCGCTGCTGGCCGGCAAGGTGGGGTGGCTGCCGACGGCGTAG